A window of the Buchnera aphidicola (Aphis glycines) genome harbors these coding sequences:
- the flgB gene encoding flagellar basal body rod protein FlgB: protein MFEKINNMFNLNQKLLNFYATRSEILSSNIANSETPKYQAMDINFKDTFQKILQENKNYSLKVTLKRTSKKHLTQNLRRNSNSLFSVKPVKNTNIKVDGNTVDMNRERIEFLKNTLKYEENLVFIKNEIKNMMHVLKG from the coding sequence ATCAAAAATTATTAAATTTTTACGCTACAAGAAGTGAAATTTTGTCATCAAATATAGCTAATTCTGAGACACCAAAATATCAAGCAATGGATATTAACTTCAAAGATACCTTTCAAAAAATATTACAAGAAAATAAAAATTATTCTTTAAAAGTTACATTAAAAAGAACCTCAAAAAAACATTTAACACAAAACCTAAGAAGAAATAGTAATTCTTTATTTTCAGTTAAACCTGTCAAAAATACAAATATTAAAGTTGATGGTAATACAGTAGATATGAATCGTGAACGTATCGAATTTCTAAAAAATACTTTAAAGTACGAAGAAAATTTAGTATTCATAAAAAATGAAATTAAAAATATGATGCATGTACTAAAAGGATAA
- the flgC gene encoding flagellar basal body rod protein FlgC yields the protein MSLFNILNIAGSAITAQSEKMNIVATNLANADSVIYKNEQYYPYIAQRVVFKSFNLNQKGAKGVKVTKIINDKNPIQMIYDPNHPLSNSKGYVLKSNINPMTETIDHITASRAYQANIEILKTAKNMILKTLSIGE from the coding sequence ATGTCTTTATTTAATATACTTAATATTGCAGGTTCGGCTATAACTGCGCAATCTGAAAAAATGAATATTGTTGCTACAAATTTAGCAAATGCAGATAGTGTAATATATAAAAATGAACAATATTACCCATATATCGCACAAAGAGTTGTGTTTAAATCGTTCAATTTAAACCAAAAAGGAGCAAAAGGAGTTAAAGTAACTAAAATAATTAACGATAAAAATCCAATACAAATGATATATGATCCGAATCATCCGCTTTCTAACTCAAAAGGATATGTTTTAAAATCTAACATTAATCCCATGACAGAAACAATAGATCATATTACTGCTTCACGAGCTTATCAAGCGAATATAGAAATTTTAAAAACTGCTAAAAATATGATATTAAAAACACTATCTATTGGAGAATAA